A region from the Plutella xylostella chromosome 6, ilPluXylo3.1, whole genome shotgun sequence genome encodes:
- the LOC119694199 gene encoding MATH and LRR domain-containing protein PFE0570w-like produces the protein MLVTEAVFENKNITDRSNDNITLNGDETRVKHNCSSCTPEPLNYNENSTKNINETLNSIQIEKPATSSSTNKEAYSGPVLKYFSKNNTIADKQKSKGHSKNSITRKRRSANYKSNPALIVDYETSHTLGTSQNENPVGRTGNRYIKGSDLADFSIQTLHSDGLSTSDPLVKENDQERPLQGPPESSENVHDNNSASSGEGEDNRNNYDNKSLSGEVSSERNAESIVNSPNTSEDDESDTNKSPEIEYPIKSEDKVEHRSRNDDADDSVEESDERPNENYKDKLRTSKDFESNENDSSNEQKNHSLEKSLTKPEHEHFKNKYDEVSDNKRHENYEHRSSDEESDNVSVPESEENSSIEKSHAKFNAGEVKPVVEINNGSNESSEEADEEDHQKVIANDDSVETFVNNPKDTKITENSRGKTKESLKQDFERIPLDYNHDEKSNEDSSDPTNNSSPNKIRKPVQNNPAEGSHKERFDENLNIKFDDVSIKLPEIILPDDILVNAYEEPNKSNENLSDTKNEESSKEVEGDNDDQNDDSEDPHDVIDHEHYRHDLSPYKERLILNNKNTHKKKEDQVEDDSSADLYEKFVRERFGKRGSFEKRSEQLQEHKYEPVDPQLHETVQKILKKTDTTRKQAEKSDDPKASYLWTLEYGEKL, from the exons ATGCTT GTGACAGAGGCAGTATtcgaaaacaaaaatattacagatAGATCAAATGATAATATTACTTTAAATGGCGATGAAACACGTGTAAAACACAATTGCTCAAGCTGCACGCCAGAACCACTTAACTACAACGAAAACTCCAcgaaaaatattaatgaaacaTTAAACTCCATTCAAATAGAAAAACCAGCGACATCGTCATCCACAAATAAAGAAGCTTATAGTGGGCCCGTACTGAAATACTTTTCAAAGAATAATACTATAGCGGATAAGCAAAAATCTAAAGGTCATTCAAAAAATAGCATCACTAGAAAAAGAAGATCAGCAAACTACAAAAGTAATCCTGCATTGATAGTAGATTACGAAACATCGCACACCCTGGGTACGTCTCAAAATGAAAACCCTGTCGGCCGCACGGGAAACAGATATATTAAAGGATCAGATTTGGCCGACTTCAGCATCCAAACTCTACATAGCGATGGGCTATCTACAAGTGACCCATTAGTAAAAGAAAATGACCAAGAAAGGCCGCTCCAAGGGCCCCCTGAAAGCTCAGAAAATGTACACGATAATAATTCAGCATCGTCAGGAGAGGGTGAAGACAATCGTAATAACTACGACAATAAATCGCTATCCGGTGAAGTCAGCAGTGAACGAAATGCGGAGAGCATCGTAAATTCGCCCAATACATCAGAGGATGATGAAAGTGATACAAACAAATCTCCTGAAATTGAATACCCCATTAAAAGTGAAGATAAAGTCGAACATAGGTCTCGAAATGATGATGCTGATGATTCAGTGGAAGAATCCGATGAAAGACCTAATGAGAATTATAAGGATAAATTAAGAACTTCCAAAGACTTTGAAAGTAATGAAAATGATTCTAGCAATGAACAGAAAAATCATTCTTTAGAAAAATCATTAACTAAACCTGAACATGaacactttaaaaataaatacgatGAAGTGTCTGATAATAAACGACATGAAAATTATGAACACCGTTCGTCTGATGAAGAATCAGACAATGTTTCTGTACCAGAGAGTGAGGAAAATTCCAGCATCGAAAAAAGTCATGCTAAATTTAATGCTGGTGAAGTCAAACCAgtagtagaaattaataatggTAGTAACGAGTCAAGTGAAGAAGCCGACGAGGAAGACCATCAAAAAGTAATTGCAAATGACGATAGCGTAGAAACATTTGTTAACAATCCGAAAGATACAAAAATTACAGAAAACAGTAGAGGTAAAACCAAGGAGAGTTTAAAACAAGATTTCGAACGTATACCGTTAGATTATAATCATGATGAAAAGTCTAATGAAGACAGTTCCGATCCAACTAATAACAGTTCTCCTAATAAAATTCGCAAACCTGTACAAAACAATCCGGCAGAAGGGAGCCATAAAGAACGCTTCGacgaaaatttaaatattaaattcgaTGATGTAAGTATTAAACTACCAGAAATAATTCTTCCTGATGATATATTGGTAAACGCTTATGAAGAACCTAATAAATCTAATGAAAACTTATCGGACACGAAAAATGAAGAATCTTCGAAAGAAGTAGAAGGAGATAACGATGATCAAAATGATGACAGTGAAGATCCACATGACGTGATTGATCATGAACACTATCGTCATGACTTAAGTCCTTATAAAGAGAGATTAatactgaacaataaaaatacacacaaaaAGAAAGAAGACCAAGTGGAAGATGACAGTTCTGCAGACCTGTATGAGAAGTTTGTGCGAGAAAGATTTGGCAAACGAGGATCATTTGAAAAACGATCGGAACAACTACAAGAACACAAATACGAACCAGTCGACCCTCAGCTGCATGAAACGGTAcagaaaatattgaaaaagaCTGACACAACTAGAAAACAGGCCGAAAAAAGTGATGACCCTAAAGCCAGTTACTTGTGGACTCTAGAATATGGAGAAAAACTATAG
- the LOC105384904 gene encoding prefoldin subunit 6 — MAEEIQKKLQKELEVFNGFQKEYHKAVALKQQLDSQLNENKVVKEELQLLKKDSEVYKLIGPVLVKQELEDARQNVAKRMEYITKEMKRTDDHISALENKQEASQENLNKLKNDLGKIKLKA; from the coding sequence ATGGCCGAAGAAATCCAAAAGAAGTTACAGAAAGAGTTGGAAGTATTCAATGGTTTCCAAAAGGAATATCACAAAGCAGTAGCACTAAAGCAACAGTTAGATAGTCAGTTGAATGAAAATAAGGTAGTGAAAGAGGAATTGCAGCTGTTGAAGAAGGATTCGGaagtttacaaacttattggTCCGGTTTTAGTGAAACAAGAGCTGGAGGATGCAAGGCAAAATGTTGCAAAGCGAATGGAATATATTACTAAAGAAATGAAGCGAACTGATGATCATATATCTGCATTGGAAAATAAACAAGAAGCCTCACAGGAGAACCTCAACAAACTAAAGAATGATCTTggcaaaataaagttgaaagcCTAA
- the LOC105384903 gene encoding testin, producing the protein MSESCVETPEAPAWLSKLESQREKLSKARLGHDSGAGAPCNSCGSGCPGLDLHFWRKVCRACHCSKDVHDVQDDDLSGWAQFELLGTAKPKKSILPLIKIRGVADNPVKLDWAPPNASTELVSEYMSCLGALAPVAGSAGARRRRAQLRTQLPPHDVAPEVRAHATDQEKSEHTEYISRIKDHVVGVGSVVRVAPLQTGDVCLVETARSHAPRSYALPLKISNLCRGVKYNIVPKNASDKKLVLDSQGNVVSSAANLPDYKTSSVLSRGVVDKLVNMKIESDRIKSAVEHGPVYDKLFKNLADLNIPVHSDVYLQPIKLFRDEYNKNAQFQEETNEFASQALSAQAMPDLWSSANNNIMGAAKFLDSRIQKGTIFAPNGEIWSWKHEVTTPETSGTICSTKISPQYSTSTSTTNQQEPQKTAPLRDYLRSHSGEDAPPPNYHTYPGALPPPPDYAASYDDSIDPLIDQLTSMDLSPEEVEFNRKLYNEGVPCQRCRQPMFAGSVAVKAERAGGSAVWHPQCFTCVGCGELLADLVYFFHRGEIYCARDLAAALDVPRCAGCDELVFTRPYTAAEGRAFHVQHFCCYHCDAPLGGQKYVPDDRTGLPVCLTCYDQFYAERCRACSGVIGPEQQGVSWGAAHWHAACFVCSGRACGKSLLSGRFVVKQDMPFCSVPCVQSKIKS; encoded by the exons ATGAGTGAGTCATGTGTGGAAACTCCAGAGGCGCCGGCCTGGTTGTCCAAGCTCGAGAGCCAGCGGGAGAAGCTGAGTAAAGCTCGTCTGGGGCACGATAGCGGCGCTGGGGCCCCTTGCAACTCTTGTG GTTCGGGTTGTCCGGGCCTGGACCTCCACTTCTGGCGCAAGGTCTGCCGAGCGTGCCACTGCAGCAAGGATGTCCATGATGTTCAGGATGATGACCTGTCTGGGTGGGCACAGTTTGAGCTGCTTGGTACAGCCAAGCCTAAGAAGTCTATAT TGCCCTTGATAAAGATTCGGGGTGTAGCTGATAATCCAGTGAAACTTGATTGGGCTCCTCCAAATGCATCAACAGAATtg gtatcggAGTACATGTCGTGCCTGGGCGCGCTGGCGCCGGTGGCGGGCTCGGCGGGGGctcgccggcgccgcgcgcaGCTCCGCACGCAGCTGCCTCCACACGACGTCGCGCCGGAAGTGCGCGCGCACGCCACTGACCAAGAGAAGTCTGAGCATACC GAGTACATCAGCCGCATCAAGGACCACGTGGTGGGCGTGGGCAGCGTGGTCCGCGTGGCGCCGCTGCAGACGGGCGACGTGTGCCTCGTGGAGACCGCCCGCAGCCACGCGCCGCGCTCATACGCACTCCCGCTCAAGATCTCCAACCTCTGTCGCGGCGTCAAGTACAACATCGTGCCCAAAAACGCCTCAGATAAGAAACTCGTGCTTGACTCCCAAGGGAATGTCGTGAGCAGTGCCGCTAATCTGCCCGATTATAAGACGAGTTCGGTATTAAGCCGCGGCGTTGTCGATAAACTGGTAAATATGAAGATAGAGTCCGATCGCATCAAGAGCGCAGTCGAACACGGCCCCGTCTATGATAAGTTGTTCAAGAACCTGGCCGATTTGAATATCCCCGTGCATTCTGATGTGTACTTGCAGCCGATTAAGCTGTTCCGGGATGAGTACAATAAGAACGCGCAGTTCCAGGAGGAGACGAACGAGTTCGCGAGCCAGGCGCTCAGCGCGCAGGCCATGCCGGACTTGTGGTCCTCGGCCAACAACAACATCATGGGCGCCGCCAAGTTTCTGGACAGTCGCATTCAAAAGGGGACAATTTTCGCTCCGAATGGAGAGATTTGGAGCTGGAAACACGAGGTGACAACGCCTGAGACGAGCGGCACTATCTGCTCCACTAAGATCAGCCCTCAGTACTCGACGTCGACCAGCACGACCAACCAGCAGGAGCCGCAGAAGACGGCGCCGCTGCGCGACTACCTGCGCTCGCACTCCGGCGAggacgcgccgccgcccaaCTACCACACCTACCCCGGCGCCCTCCCGCCCCCCCCGGACTACGCCGCGAGCTACGACGACTCCATCGACCCCCTGATCGACCAGCTCACGTCCATGGATCTCAGCCCCGAGGAGGTGGAGTTCAACCGCAAGCTGTACAACGAGGGCGTGCCGTGCCAGCGCTGCCGGCAGCCGATGTTCGCGGGCTCGGTGGCGGTGAAGGCGGAGCGCGCGGGCGGCTCGGCCGTGTGGCACCCGCAGTGCTTCACGTGCGTGGGCTGCGGGGAGCTGCTGGCCGACCTCGTGTACTTCTTCCACCGCGGCGAGATCTACTGCGCGCGCGAcctggcggcggcgctggaCGTGCCGCGCTGCGCCGGCTGCGACGAGCTGGTGTTCACGCGGCCCTACACGGCGGCGGAGGGCCGCGCCTTCCACGTGCAGCACTTCTGCTGCTACCACTGCGACGCGCCGCTGGGCGGCCAGAAGTACGTGCCGGACGACCGGACCGGCCTGCCCGTGTGTTTGACATGCTACGATCAGTTCTACGCGGAGCGGTGCCGCGCGTGCTCGGGGGTGATCGGGCCGGAGCAGCAGGGCGTGTCGTGGGGCGCGGCGCACTGGCACGCCGCCTGCTTCGTGTGCTCGGGCCGCGCGTGCGGGAAGAGTCTGCTCAGCGGACGCTTCGTCGTCAAGCAGGACATGCCCTTCTGCTCCGTGCCGTGCGTCCAGAGCAAGATCAAGAGTTGA
- the LOC105384902 gene encoding ras-related C3 botulinum toxin substrate 1 encodes MSSGRPIKCVVVGDGTVGKTCMLISYTTDSFPGEYVPTVFDNYSAPMVVDGVAVSLGLWDTAGQEDYDRLRPLSYPQTDVFLICFSVTSPSSYENVTSKWYPEIKHHCPDAPIILVGTKIDLRDDRETLSMLAEQGMSPLKREQGQKLANKIRAVKYMECSALTQRGLKQVFDEAVRAVLRPEPQKRHQRKCLIM; translated from the exons ATGTCTTCTGGGCGGCCAATTAAGTGTGTGGTGGTCGGTGACGGTACCGTCGGAAAGACGTGTATGTTAATATCTTACACAACTGATAGTTTTCCAGGAGAATATGTTCCTACAGT GTTTGACAATTATTCAGCTCCTATGGTGGTTGATGGTGTTGCAGTATCCTTGGGACTCTGGGACACTGCAGGGCAAGAAGACTATGACAGGCTGAGACCACTGAGCTATCCACAAACAGATGTCTTCCTTATATGCTTCAGTGTGACAAG TCCTTCTTCATATGAAAATGTGACTTCCAAATGGTACCCAGAAATCAAACACCACTGTCCTGATGcacctataatattagttG GTACAAAAATAGATTTGCGGGATGACCGCGAGACCCTGAGCATGCTGGCCGAACAAGGAATGTCTCCATTGAAACGGGAACAAGGTCAGAAACTGGCCAACAAAATAAGAGCAGTGAAATACATGGAGTGCTCTGCATTAACACAACGTGGACTGAAACAG GTGTTTGACGAAGCGGTGCGCGCTGTGCTGCGGCCAGAACCTCAGAAGAGACACCAACGGAAGTGCTTAATCATGTAA
- the LOC105384901 gene encoding leucine-rich repeat protein soc-2 homolog: MNLDNSSRDNSEALDTISNVTVTPREKCHTMREKKLSTASLTTTEGVRPKVVTVKHPESNKPKPTAKKNKPIQADLDVIKEFIRCREEGVKRLDLSKSSITSLPPTVRDLTHLVEFYLYGNKLVALPNEFGCLTNLHQLALNENSLTSLPDSLANLKSLKVLDLRHNKLNDIPEVVFKLTSLTTLFLRFNRIRVVGDGIANLTNLTMLSLRENKIKELSSGIGNLVNLVTFDVSHNHLEHLPQEIGNCVNLSTLDLQHNDLLDIPESIGNLQALSRLGLRYNRLQAIPPTLSNCKHMDEFNVEGNSISTLPDGLLASLNELTSITLSRNSFMSYPSGGPAQFTNVLSINLEHNQIDKIPYAIFSRAKNLTKLNMKENLLTSLPLDIGTWVNMVELNLGTNQLTKLPDDIQCLTNLEVLILSNNLLRRIPPSIGNLRKLRVLDLEENKLEVLPNEIGFLHDLQKLIVQSNQLTTLPRSIGHLTNLTFLSVGENNLQYLPEEIGTLENLESLYLNDNLNLCNLPFELALCVGLQIMSIENCPLTAIPPEVVSSGPSLVIQYLKSQGPYRAM; encoded by the coding sequence ATGAATctggacaactcgtcaagagATAATTCGGAAGCTCTGGACACAATTAGTAACGTTACAGTGACCCCACGAGAGAAGTGCCATACCATGAGAGAGAAGAAACTCTCCACTGCCTCCCTCACAACCACTGAGGGAGTGCGGCCCAAGGTGGTCACCGTGAAGCACCCGGAATCGAACAAACCTAAACCAACTGCTAAAAAGAACAAGCCTATTCAGGCAGACTTGGATGTGATCAAAGAGTTCATCAGATGTCGGGAGGAGGGTGTGAAGAGGCTCGACCTCAGCAAGTCATCGATAACGTCGCTGCCGCCCACCGTGCGCGACCTCACTCATCTAGTGGAGTTCTATTTGTATGGTAATAAGCTAGTGGCCCTTCCTAATGAATTTGGATGTTTGACTAATCTCCACCAGTTGGCATTAAATGAGAACTCACTGACGAGTCTACCAGATTCCCTTGCTAACTTGAAGAGTCTCAAAGTGTTGGACCTAAGACACAATAAGTTGAATGACATACCTGAAGTGGTGTTTAAGCTGACTTCACTGACAACACTGTTCCTCAGATTCAACCGGATCCGAGTGGTTGGAGATGGCATAGCCAACCTCACTAATCTGACTATGCTCAGCTTGAGAGAAAACAAAATCAAAGAACTTTCCTCAGGCATTGGAAATCTGGTTAATTTAGTAACATTTGATGTTTCCCACAACCATTTAGAGCACCTGCCTCAAGAAATTGGTAATTGTGTCAATCTGTCGACATTGGATTTACAGCACAATGATTTGTTGGATATACCAGAGTCCATTGGAAATCTGCAAGCCTTGAGTCGCTTGGGATTGAGATACAACAGGCTGCAAGCGATCCCCCCCACCCTGAGCAACTGCAAGCACATGGACGAGTTCAATGTTGAGGGGAACTCCATCTCAACACTGCCTGATGGCCTCCTCGCCAGCTTAAATGAATTGACAAGCATCACACTATCTCGCAACTCATTCATGAGCTACCCATCAGGAGGCCCTGCACAGTTTACTAATGTACTATCCATCAATCTAGAGCACAACCAAATAGATAAAATCCCATATGCAATATTTTCAAGGGCAAAGAATCTTACTAAACTGAACATGAAAGAGAACTTGCTGACATCTCTCCCTCTGGACATTGGGACGTGGGTCAACATGGTGGAACTTAACTTGGGAACAAATCAGTTGACCAAGCTGCCTGATGACATTCAGTGTCTCACAAACCTTGAAGTATTGATTTTGTCAAACAACTTGCTGAGGCGCATCCCACCCAGTATTGGGAATCTGAGAAAATTAAGGGTTCTTgatttagaggaaaacaagcTAGAAGTTTTACCAAATGAAATTGgatttttacatgatttacaGAAGCTTATAGTTCAGTCTAACCAGCTGACTACTCTCCCGCGCTCTATTGGTCACTTGACAAATCTTACATTTTTGAGTGTTGGTGAAAATAACTTGCAGTATTTGCCTGAGGAAATCGGCACCCTTGAGAATTTGGAGTCATTGTATTTGAATGACAACCTCAACTTATGTAACCTTCCATTTGAACTAGCTCTATGTGTAGGTTTGCAAATAATGAGCATTGAGAACTGTCCCCTGACGGCCATTCCTCCTGAAGTGGTGTCCTCGGGGCCCTCGCTGGTCATCCAGTACTTGAAGTCTCAAGGTCCGTACAGGGCTATGTGA